The genomic segment CAACGGCCTCAAGTGACCCTCCAGTTAATTACACTATTACCGTTAACTCATCATTAACCTGCACTGCAGCCAGCGTCAACATGATGATAGCCCAGGAATTATACATTAAGGTACTCATAATAGCCAACGCCACTGGTGAGTATTCAATAATTAATACTGACCTACTGAATGCTTCCCAACTCTTAAGTGAGGCTAATGAAACACTTAACCTTGGTGAATGCATTAAGTCCCTCAACTACATCCAGCAGGCAGTGGGCTATGAGGAGGAGACGTATGTTACCTTAATGAGTAGGCTGAGTCATGAAGGGACTATTAACTACACGTGCCTACAAATAATAGACTTAATTAAGGCTAAGGTTAATGCAGCTGCGGAGTTAAGCCTAAGACTTGGCAATACGACGGCTTATAATGAGACTCAATCCATACTTAAACTCCTGAACTCAAGTAACTTAACATGCAGTGAACTTAACAATATAATGAATGAGGCATCAGTATTATTAAACAGCCTTAAGCATGAGGAGGAGGCGGCATTAGCCAATAGCCTTTACGCTAGGGTTAAGGCCCTGACGGTTACGTACATTAAGGGTGGTGAGTATGGTCGCCTAGCTCAATTAGCGGCGATACGTAATGGCACTTATGGTTCATTCATTAGGGAGGCCTTAATCAATGCACTTAATCAATACGCTAATGAGGTTAATCAAACCATTAATGAATTATTAACTAAGGGTGATTTAATGGGCTTACTATCAATGAACAATACAATTAGTAAGCTTGGCGAGGTTTTAAACATCTTTAAGTCACATGAATTATACTGCATCAACGCCTCCTACGTATACCTGAATACAACAGTGACCCTGGCTAGGGTAAGTTCAATATACCGTGAATTAGGGTATAATGCAACCGAATTAAGCCTAATAGGTCGCATTACTTCCCAGGTTAAGTTAAGTTACCTAAACGGTACATTAGGTTTACTTATCTCAAACATTTATACTGAATACAATGTAAGTGATACATTAAGCATAATGAAGTATATTAATCATACGATTAATAATTATGAAGCGAAAGGCATACTTAAATGGGGTAATGGTGGATACATGGTGGGTATTAGGATGCCTAAGAGCATTGCAAGACTCCTTAACCTAACTTTAAGCAACTTCACGTTATCAATATATGAGTTAAACCAATGCATATCAACATACTCATTAATTAATAACACAATGATTAACATTATTAGGGTTAAGGGCCTCAACAGTACCCTACTCCTAGACCTCGCCCTTAAACTATACTCAATGAGGATTTACTGCCCCATGGCCTTCATGCACGCTAAGTTAGCTAAGCAATCACTGAACTACTTCACCATGTACTTCAATAATTCAACAGGTGTAAGTCACTAACCTCCTCTCCCTAGGTGGTTTATTGGTTTGTGGTTTACCGTCTTCATTCTCACTGCTTCACCGCTAGTGGAGGATTCCCCTCCACCCCGCTCCACTCATCCAACAGTGAACCTTTAGGCCTGCGTTAATTACCTTCCCCATGCGAGGACACTTAAACAAACCACGATAAACCCCCATGAGGGTTAATTCCCCACATAGGGTAATACTCCCCATTCACCATTTACAATAAAGTATTCGAACTTTACCCTGCCTTAAAAGGTAAGGCTTGTTGTTCTTTTGCAATGGCTGCCTTAAGACTAGTCTTAATTAATGTACAGGGGTTAAGTTTTAGAAGGTTCCGTTAGTTCAGTGAATGGGAGGATTATAGTGAGTAGGGTAATTGTGACTGGTGGGGCAGGTTTCATAGGAAGCCACCTTGTGGATAGGCTTGTGAGGGATGGTTATGAGGTCACTGTATTGGATAATTTCAGTAGTGGGGATGTAAGTAACCTTAAGGAGTCGTTGAGTACAGGTAGGGTTAATGTTGTTAAGGCTGATCTTAAGTATTGGGGGGACTGGGTTAGTGAGTTTAAGGGTGCATACGCCGTATTCCACCTAGCCGCTAACCCTGAGGTTAGGGTATCCTCAGTAGAGCCTAGGAGCCACTTCGATAATAACCTGGTTGCAACATTTAATGTGGCTGAGGCGGCTAGGGTGAGTGATGTTAAGTACATTGTCTTCGCCAGTAGTAGTACAGTGTATGGTGATGCTAAGGTTTTACCAACACCTGAGGATCACCCAATAATACCCATAAGCGTCTACGGCGCCACTAAGGCCGCTGGGGAAATTATACTGGATACGTATTCTAGGCTTTACGGTATTAGGGTTGTTAACTTAAGGTACGCTAACATTGTTGGACCCAGGTCAAGGCACGGTGTAATATATGACTTCTACATTAAACTCACCAGGAATCCCAGGGAACTTGAGGTTCTTGGTGACGGTAGCCAGAGGAAGAGTTACCTATATGTTGATGATGCTGTTGATGCATCATTATTCCTATTCAATAAACTAATTAATGGTAGTCTTCAGGAACAGGCCTTTAATGTGGGTAATAAGGATTGGGTTACTGTAATGGATATAGCTAGGATTGTTATTGAGGAACTTGGGTTAAGGAACGTTAACATAGTTACCAGGGCCATGACCCCTGATGGTAGGGGTTGGTTAGGTGATGTTAAGTACATGCTTCTTGATGTTGATAAGTTAAGTAAACTGGGTTGGTCCCCAAGGTACAGTAGCGCGGATGCGGTTAGGTTAACCATTAGGTGGCTTAAGGGGAACGCCCCCTAACCTTAATCCTATACGCCTTAGCAACCTTAAAATTAGTAACCAACTCAATCGCATCCTCCTTGGGTAAAATAACCAAGTCACCCACAGTGGGTTCATTAATCATGCTACCCTTACTGGTCTTAATACTGAAGTAGCTTGAAGTGAACCTAACTATCATAACCCTACTAGGCGCCTTAAGGGCGCTTGGCTTAAGCAGACGCTCCAAGTCCTCTAATACTGAGACTAATTTAGTCTCCTCAACCATAAGGTTACCCCTGGGTACATTACCCTCTGAGGCTTGGTCAAGTATCTTAAGTAACCTAGCCCTAAGTAATGCAATCAGCAGGTCCTTAACCATGCCTAAGTACGTTAATGTTAATGTATTCTCCAATGCCCCACCAAACTTAACATTACCCACCAGTCTACTAATTAACTCCCTATAGGACCTGTAGGGTAACTTCACAAGCTCCTTACTCTCCTGCTCCATCTTAACCAGGTCCCTTAATCTATTTAATTCCTGTTGATCCATCACGCTACAGGGCTAATTCATCAAGCCTATTTAAAACCTCACTGTACTTACTAATCCTCCTAAGTTCATTAACCTCACCCTTCTCATACTTATAAACAACATCAGCCTTGCTGGGTTCAAAATCCCATGGAGCAACGATTAAATAATCCCCAATCCTAATCCACATCCTCTTCCTATACTTACCTGGAATCCTAGCTATCCTGACGTTACCATCCTCGCAAACAACCTTAACTCTATCATCCCCAACTATGTCAGTAACCTTAGCAAGCATCTCCCCCTCATCCGGAACCCTAACCTTAGACTCTGCACTCACAGGAACCCAGCCCCAGGACTCTTAATAAACCTCCCGTCAATCAATATAATTAACCCTACTCTACACGTATACGTGTAGTATACGTATACGTGACTCTGAGAGAGTAACTAAGCAAACTTAATAAGCATCAGTTTAATAAGGATCATGAGTAGTGGTCATTACGTTCAGGGTAATGGTTCTGGATAATTGCATTGGATGCGGAATATGCTGGGCAATATGCCCTAAGGGTGTATTAATTGGTAAACTAAGAGCTAAGGCTGTGGTTGCCTCAGAGGAGCAATGCATGGGTTGCTTCTCATGCCAATACAACTGCCCCTTCAATGCAATAATCGTTAAGGTTAACCCTAAGGAGGTTAAGAGGTTATCTTAAATCTAATCCAAGTGTTTAATTCACCATTACCCTGAATCTCATAGGCCGTCCCAGCCTTAACCTGTCCAGCCAGTCCAGTGGCTGGCCAACTGGTGGCTAATTCAATTGAAGCTGCGTAAATCCTACTGAACCACGGGTAATTTAATCCACCACCCAGTGGTCTCCAAAGCCACATTGACCTGAACACTGATGAATCCCAATTAGCCTCAAGGGTAATACCTAAATCCTCATTAATTAACCTAAACCAATTACCATTAACATTAGGCACATAAACTAAGTCATTAGTGTTAATACCCCTTGGGAACCTTGATAAATCAATCATCCCCCCATCCTTAGATTTAACCATTGGGAAGAAGCCCCTGTAACCAGGTTCAAGTATTGATGAATCACCGTTAAGGTACTTATCAACCTCAACCTCAGTACCCTCAGGTAACTCAAGTGTAGTGCATTCGCTCAGTAAGTCACCGCCGAAGTTTGGGTGATGCAGCCATGAGAATTTTAAATTCTGTCCACTTAAGTTAATTAACCTCTCCTTAACTAAAACCTCATTACTGTTAATTAACCTAATTCGCCTATACAGTTTAAGCGGATACTTCCTCAAGGTCACAATCATGAGCATTGAGTACTCGTCAACCTCCTCATCATACTCAACCCTCCATGGTAAGTAAGGAGTCTCATCATGTAGACCAAAGAATACGCCAGCGTACTTTGAGGCATAGCCGGCGTTGGGAATCACCTCAAACCAACCACCGAAGAAGACTACATTATAGAAGTCCTCTGGTGTTAGGCCTTCTCTAAAATACTCAATGGGTTCAGGATCCTTATGATGGTGAAGCAGCTCATTACCATTGTACCTAATGCTCCAAATTAAGCCACCGAGTTCAGGGATAACAGTGACCTCAAGTTCATTCCTACTAATCTTAATCACCCTCAACCCATTCACAGACCATTCATCATTAATCACACGGATCCCTAAGTTTAATTCAATACACTATATTTTATAACTATTTATTCAATACCTTGGAGAATAACTATAAACCTAATGAATTTAACTCTACATGCTTCTAAAAGCGTGAAGATTAAGGAGTGAAGCGAAGTGTTTCATCATCTAATGGATTGAATTCATCATTAATTATAATGTTCAGCACCCTCTTAATTACTCTACTTAAATTCCTGGATAATGTTGATTCACTCACACCCAATTCCTTAGCCAACTGCCTTACCGTTATCCTCCTCGGCGTATCAAATAACCCATTCTCATGAGCTATCCTTAACAACTTCTCCTCATCACTACTCAACAGTACCTTAACCTTACTCCTCACTATGGCTGCCACCACATCCTCAGGATTCACCGCACTCTCCCTTACTCTACCCACCTCACCATTACCACTAATAATCCCTATAAACATGTCAACAGCCTTACTACTCGGGAACAGGAAGACCCAATGCTCAACACCACCACTGGTACTGTACCCTATCTCTAAACCACCAAGAATGTGAGCCTTAAACCTAGTGGAGTCCGCGTAATCACCCCTAACAACCATTCTAATTAACCTAGGGTAAGTGGAGTTAATGGGTTTAACATCATCAATACTTAAGACATTCCTATGACTATTCAAGGTCTTAAGGAAATTCTTAAAGTCAAGCCTACTACCAACCCTCACCAGAGCATACTCCACTATGAATGGTGAAGAGGAGTCAACGAAACTGCTTAAAACCCTATACTCAAGGTTAAGTTCAGAAACCTTAACAGTCCAGTCTGAGTAATGATAGTAATCTAGGTAAACTAACCTAGGTGAGTTAAGTAAACCATTAAGTAACATTAATGCCTCAGTGTCATACATAATTTAATTACTTCTAAGGGTCTCTTATTAATTTTTTACTACAGCATGCGGTTCCTAGGGTATGCATAATAGTATACTGAAAATTAACAAGAAACAGCATCTCTATGCAGTATTAATGAGCTAGGTGATTTTATAAGGGAGAGCAATAATAAGTTGAACTATGGGTAAAACACTCATATACATACTAGTAACTACGGTAGTACTCATAGTAGTTGCAGCATATAGTGTGGCTATAGTTCAAGCTCAACAGAAGCCTCAAATAATAGGAGGCGCCCCTGTCACAATAATATTAACACCAGGTTCACCCATGTGGAATCCCTATGCGCCAAGTAACATGATTGGTAATACATGGGATTACTTACCATTAGCGGCGTTTAACCCATTGACTGGCCAATGGTGGCCTATTCTAGCTGAGAATTGGACTGCTGAGGTTTTGCCTAATGGTAGTGGTATTTTAACGATTTACCTTAGGCCTGGCTTATACTGGTATAATGGTTCTGCTACATTGCCTTTCACAGCATGGGATGTTTATGCTGAATTCTATATTGGTATGAAGGCTTTTGGTTGGTATGTGCCTTGGATTAACCAATCACTCGTTGATGAGGATATTAGAGTATTAAATAATTACACAATACAATTCCTATTCCAAATCTGGACACCGTACATACCATATTGGCTATTAACAAGTTGGATTGATGTACCATACGCCGCATGGAAACCAATAGTAGATGCATTAAAAACAATGAACGTGACACAAGCAACAAAATACTCAACAAATATTACTGAGTTTGTTGCACCATATTATGGTCTATATCCATATTACGTAAGTTACGTTAGCACAACATATACCCACTTCACCCTTGAGCCGCCTAACTTATTGTCATCATGGTATAAGGTCTTCCCCTTCGCATCATGGGGGTACTATGATCCAACGGCAATAGTGTGGGAGACTGGCGGCAATACACAGGCCTTAAGCGGTATGTTAGCTGGGAAAATAACATATGATTGGATCGGTTTATCTGAATCCCAGCTTAAGGTTATTAATAGCACACCAGGCTGGTCTTCATTCGCCTTACCAGTATTCGCAACGATGGGTATTGCCATTAATCCTCATGATTATCCTTGGAATATTCCTCAGGTCAGGGAGGCTTTATGCGATGTTATTAATAGGACTGAGGTTGCTGCAGCATGGGGCTTAGCCATCAGTAAACCAGACTACTACCCTGAGCCAGTACCCACTGAAGCCATTGATACTTATCCGCCAAGTGTTAGGCAGTTCATTATACCGTGCTCCTACAACTGGACCAAGGCCGAACAACTCCTTGAAAGCCTAGGATTCAAGAAGATTAACGGATACTGGTACACACCAAACGGAACAGAATTAACGCTCTATATTTATGGGACTAGTGGTTGGACTGACTGGATGACTATGACTAGTGATGCGATATCTCAATTACAGGAATTCGGTATTAATGGCAAGTTAATTGGGCAGGATGTTGGAGTATTCTGGAGCACTATAATACCTAATAGTGAGTATGAGGGTGCTACCACGTGGATTATTTTTACTAATGGACTATATAGTAGTATATGGGCGTTCTTAAATGATCCTTGGTGGACTACTGGAGTAGCCATTCAGGCATGGCATAAGGGTAGTGAAGTTTGGCCATTCCAGTGGCCTAATGGTACATGCAGCCCAGTTATCTTACCCACTCAGCCACCTGTCTTCACTAATGGTACCATAGTGTGGTGTGTCAACTCAACATACGGCTACATTAACATAACCAACTGGCAGATGCTTGAGAATATCGCTGCTCCAGGAACACCTCAATATGACTTAATGCTGAAGATAATATTCGCATGGTACTACTACTTCGTTCCAATAGTGCCGCTTTATGATAAGCTTGAGCCGTATGAATACATGACATCTGTAATGGATCCAAACTGGTTATTCCAGCCATGCATAATCAATAAGTACCCAATATTAACATATGAACTAGAAGCCATGCCATGGGGCTACGGTAACTCATTCTTCAGTAACCTACATATAATAATCGCATGGGGTCTTGTTGCACCAAAAGGTGTTGTTCCTCCTGTTGCTCAAGCTATAGCTAATGGTTCATTGTGGACTAAGTATCCTCAGTATGCTGCATTCCTAGGTATTCCTAATCCTGATCCAAGTCTACAGCAGTGTGTTGCATCGTACTTCCATATACCGTATACACCAGTTACTACAACCACTACTTCAACGACTACTACATCGACAACCACTACACCAGTGACTACTACTTCAACGACTACTGCCACAACCACTACTACTGCTACAACAACCACTACGGCTGTTAGTACTGTTACAAGCACAGTAACCAGTACAGCTGTAAGCACTGTAACATCAACAGCAACCACAACAGCAGTATCAACCGTAACCGTGACTAAACCAGTAATAAGCACAGCATTAATAGCAGGAATAGTAATCATAGTAATAGTCATAGCAGCAGTAGCAGCAATAATAGCATTAAGAAGAAGATAAGAAGATAAGCAAATAAAAATATTAAATCAAATTATTAGGTATTTTTGATGTTTTATTGCTTTAAACTTAAGTATTTCTCCACAGTGTATTTTATGGTGTTATGAGTGTTCACTAGGTCCTTTATGGTTACGTATTCATCATAAGTGTGTGCTAATGTTAATTCACCTGGTCCGTAAATCACCGTTGGTATGCCTCTTAGTCTCAAGTACCTTCCGTCGGTTGCCCCAGTCATTATTATTGGCTTAGCCTCAGCTCCTTGTCTACTAATGCCTTCACGTATTAATTGAATTATCCTCTCATTGGAGGGTGTGTAGTTTGGTTCACTGGTGTCTAATACCTCCACTTCAGCTAATTCACTTAAGCCGTTCCTTAACCTATCAATAACGGCACTTGGTGAGACACCGGGTGGTACCCTCATGTCTAATTCCAGTTCCGCGTAGTCTGGAACCATGTTAACCTTGGATCCACCCTTAATTACGCCTGGATTGAAGGATACTGAGCCTATTACGCGTTTAAAATCATCCTCACTTAACCTTAGGCCGCTCCTTAAAGCCCCCTCCAGGTAGACCTTTGCTGAATTATTAACGGCTTCGATTAAATCCTGGGGTAGCTTAATATCCCTGTTCACTTCATTAATAATGCCCTGGGCCTTATCAATAGCCTTGAACAGCTTCATTATTGCATTATCACCAAGTAGAGGCAGGCTACCGTGGGCTGGCCTACCCCTGGTGATTAACTTCACTTGGCTTAACCCCTTCTCAGCTATGCAGTACTTATCGAAGCCTGTTGGTTCAGCAACTATGGCTGCATCACCCACTAGTAAATTATCCTTAACTAAGGCCTCAACACCGGCATGACCACCAACTTCCTCATCAGCTGTGGCGGAGAAGACTAATGAACCAGCACCCTCCTTCTCAATTAATGGCCCTAACTTAGCGAAAACCATCATTATGACGGCTACCCCACCCTTCATGTCTGTTGAACCCCTCCCGTAAACCCTTCCTTCAATAACCCTACCTGAGAAGGGTGGGTGGGTCCATTTATCTGGGTCACCTGGTGGTACGACGTCAGTGTGCCCATTCAGTATGATTATAGGCTTACCCTTACCTACCCTGGCTATTAAATTGGGCTTACCCTTAACGTACTCGTAAATACTGCTTGAGAATCCCCTTTCACTGAGCCAATTCCTAATGAATTCAACAACCCCGGTTACATCACCAGGTGGATTAACGCTATTTATTTGAACTAGACGTGAGGTTAATTCAGCCAACTGATCCCCCAGTTCACTAACCATTATTAACTATTAAATAGGGGAAATTTAAGTATTGCTAGGTAATGCTTTAAAGTGTGGAGGAGTATGACATAATATGGCTATGAATTCAAAGAATCTAATAAAAGTAATACTACTAATAATAGTGCCGTGGATCTTCATAGCGTTCCTTGCACCACTTTACAATAGGTCATCCCCCGAGTTGGGTGGTTGGCCGTTCCTATGGTGGTACCTTTTTGCCTGGGTTTTCATACAACCCATCATAACCTACATAGTTTACCGCATAATAGATAAGGGTGGTGAATCATGATTTTCGCAGCCATTGATTACGCAGTATTCTTCACCCTTATTGGATTAGCAGTGGTGGCTGGATTCCTTGGTAGTAAGTGGAGGGCGCCTGACTTCACTAGGATAGCTGAATGGAGTCTAGGCGGTATGAGGTTTGGGGCATTCATAGTATGGTTCCTAATGGGTGCTGACATATATACGGCCTACTCATTAATATCAATACCCGGTGCAGCCTACTCACTGGGTGGTTTCATTCTCTATGCCGTTGTTTACGGTTCAATATCCTACCCATTCCTATACATTGTTGCAACAAAGTTCTACAGGGTAGCTAAACGCCGTGGTTACATTACGGCTGGTGATTACGTTAGGGATAGGTTTAATAGTGGTGTATTATCATTATTAATATCCTTAACCGGTATAATAGCCATGCTCCCTTACATTGCCTTACAGATAGTTGGTATTAGGTATGTGTTAGATGCCATGGGTTTCCCAGTTATTCCAAGTTTCATAATAGCTTACATAATAGTGGCCTTATTCGTAGCTGTAAGTGGGTTAAGGGGACCTGCCTTGAGTTCACTGATTAAGGATGCTATACTATGGGGTGTAATACTTACTGTGGTTATTGCATTAGGCATACGCTTCAATGGCTTCGGTCCAATATTCACTCAACTCGGTCCATCCCATTACCTAATACCCAGTAAGCTGATGATTGGGTACATTACCTTAGCCCTCGGTAGTGGTATATCATGGTTACTCTTCCCCAACCTCCTAGTTGGGATATTAGGCTCCAAGAGTGAGGACGTTATCAGGAAGAACTCAGTCTTCCTGCCGCTTTACCAAGTTTGGTTAATATTACTGGCATTAATGGGTTTAGTAGCCTTAGCCAAGAACCTAGTCCCAAGTGGGGTCTCAAGCTTAGCCTTCCCCTCAGTCCTAAACGCCTACTTCCCAAGCACCTTCGTGGCAGTGGCCTTTGCAGGTATTGTGATAGGGAGTATGGTTCCGGCTGGGTTGCAAAGCCTGGGTGCAGCCAATTTAATAACCAGGAACATTTACTTAGACTTCATAAACAGGAAAGCCACGGAGAGGCAGCAGGTCCTATGGGGTAGGGTGGCCGTCTTCATAATGGTTATAGCATCCTTAATATTCGCCCTAGTTCCAGCAGCCAGTGGCCTAATATTCTACCTATTAACCTTCTCCTACGCATGGCTTCTTCAAACCCTCCCAGCCATAATACTATCAATGTATTGGTACGACTTGGATAAGTATAGTGTGGCTGCCGGGTGGGCTGTGGGCACTGGTTTAGTGACCTATGGCCTAGTGACCGTGGGTTTCTCCTCCTCACTACTACCCTGGTTCTACGACATCTACGTTGGCCTACTGGGCTTAATAGTGAACTTAATCGTAATGCTTGTGGTTTACGCAATTGTTAAGGCGCTTAAAGTTAAGGTAAGTAGTAGGCTTAATCCACAGGAGTTGCTTTAATCCATCATCATCTCCCCTCTTTTAAAACACACCATTATTTATCCCTGATTCTTAAGTGGGTTTTGTATTCGCATCCATGGTGCTTAACTTAAGGAGCAGCTTACCTTTAAATCTCCCTGAGGCGACTTAGTGAAGTGGACTTTAACCTCAGTCAGGAGGAGGAGTTATTCAGGAGGAGTGTGGTTGAGTTTGCTGAGAGGTATGTTAAACCAAATTGGGTTCTCGTGGATGATGGGAAATACCCCTTAATCAACATTGTTAAGAGAATGAGTGAGTCAGGCCTACTGGGTGTGCCCTTTAATTCAAGGTACGGTGGGCAAGATGGCTCATTCACCATGAGTGCCATAGCCACTGAGGAATTAGCCTACGCAGACCCCTCCTTAGCAACCCCAGTCTTCTACCTACTTAACACCGCCTGGCCCTTCATTGTTCAAAGGTATGGGAGGGAGGAGGTTAAGGAGGAGGCTTTACCCAGGGTGGTTAAGGGTGTCGGCTTCATTGGGATAGCCTCCACTGAACCCCAGGGTGGTAGTGATGTGGCCTCCACTAGGCTTGAGGCCAGGAGGAGTGATGATTCATGGAGCCTCTACGGTGAGAAGAACATTGTCACCGGGGTCTCATTAATAATCAACGACATGGATTACGGGGGCTTCGTCACAATAGCTAGGACTGCTCCCCCTGAGACTAGGCATAGGGGTTTAACCACCCTGCTAGCCTTAGTGAAGAAGGATGGTGTAGTGCTTAACGGCTTCGATTACGGTAGTTATGAGGATATTGGGAGAAGGGGACTTGCCACTAATTACATTAGGTTCAATGGGTTAACAGTTAAGGAATCCTACACCCTCGGTGAGGTTAATGCTGGTTTCAAGATACTGATGGAGGGTTTCGACATTGCCAGGGTACTCATAGCAGCAGCATCAATTGGGGTCACTAGGTGGCTTCTTGATCAATCAAGGGATTGGATTAAGTCCAGGGTTGTTTTCAATAAGCCAATAGCCTCATACCAGTCAATAAGCTTCAAGTACGCTGAATTAGCCACTAGGCTTGAGCAGGCTAGGTTACTTACCTATAAGGCCGCTTGGTTAACCGACAGATACTTCATACTCAATGACTCCTCAGTCGACATACTTACCGTAGCCACCTTTAACGCCATGGCTAAGATGACTGCGGTTGAATTAGCCGTTGAAACTGCCCTAGAGGCAATGAGATGGTTCGGTGGGGCCAGTTACTTCAAGGAATCTAACATTGCCAGGGCACTCCTTGGTGCATTAAGCTACTACGTTGGCGCCGAGGGTACTGGTAATATTATGAGGCTTATAGTGGCTAGGAACCTAATAGGCAGGGAGGTTACTTGATTTTAATTATTTACAACATTAAATTCATACATCTATATATTCAATTTAATTAAGCAGTTAACATATTTAGCCTAACATTTATTAGTTACCTAAGGAGCTAGACTTAAAATGGGTGGAATATTCGGTCTCGTATCCAATATTAGGCCAGTTGCCCCTGTGATTAGGATTGGCCTTGAAAGACTAATGCATAGGGGTATTGATGGAGCAGGCATAGCCACTGTGTATAATAGTGTTATTCACATTAAGAAGGATGCCGGTAAGGTAACCGACGTACACAGTAAGCTTAACTTAGATGACTTACCAGGCTACGTGGGTATTGGACACGTTAGGTCAGCTACACACGGTAGGCCCGTTTACGAAAACACTCACCCTGTCCAAGACTGCACTGGTGGTGTTGCATTAGTTATGGATGGGGTGGTCTCGGATTATGATGAAATTAGGAGGAGGCTTAGTAGGAGGCATAAGTTGGTGTCTAGGACTGATGCTGAGGCATTAGCCCACATTATTGAGGATGAGTTGAAGGATGGTAAGTCAATGAGGGAGGCATTATCCTCAGTAACAAGGCAGGTTAAGGGCTACTACACCATTGCCGTCCTCAATAAGGATGAGGAGAGGATTTACGCACTAAGCATGGGTAACCCACTGGTTATAGGTGTCAGTGACCGGGAGTACTTT from the Caldivirga maquilingensis IC-167 genome contains:
- a CDS encoding NAD-dependent epimerase/dehydratase family protein: MSRVIVTGGAGFIGSHLVDRLVRDGYEVTVLDNFSSGDVSNLKESLSTGRVNVVKADLKYWGDWVSEFKGAYAVFHLAANPEVRVSSVEPRSHFDNNLVATFNVAEAARVSDVKYIVFASSSTVYGDAKVLPTPEDHPIIPISVYGATKAAGEIILDTYSRLYGIRVVNLRYANIVGPRSRHGVIYDFYIKLTRNPRELEVLGDGSQRKSYLYVDDAVDASLFLFNKLINGSLQEQAFNVGNKDWVTVMDIARIVIEELGLRNVNIVTRAMTPDGRGWLGDVKYMLLDVDKLSKLGWSPRYSSADAVRLTIRWLKGNAP
- a CDS encoding translation initiation factor aIF-1A, with the protein product MSAESKVRVPDEGEMLAKVTDIVGDDRVKVVCEDGNVRIARIPGKYRKRMWIRIGDYLIVAPWDFEPSKADVVYKYEKGEVNELRRISKYSEVLNRLDELAL
- a CDS encoding 4Fe-4S dicluster domain-containing protein; this encodes MVITFRVMVLDNCIGCGICWAICPKGVLIGKLRAKAVVASEEQCMGCFSCQYNCPFNAIIVKVNPKEVKRLS
- a CDS encoding aldose 1-epimerase, which codes for MINDEWSVNGLRVIKISRNELEVTVIPELGGLIWSIRYNGNELLHHHKDPEPIEYFREGLTPEDFYNVVFFGGWFEVIPNAGYASKYAGVFFGLHDETPYLPWRVEYDEEVDEYSMLMIVTLRKYPLKLYRRIRLINSNEVLVKERLINLSGQNLKFSWLHHPNFGGDLLSECTTLELPEGTEVEVDKYLNGDSSILEPGYRGFFPMVKSKDGGMIDLSRFPRGINTNDLVYVPNVNGNWFRLINEDLGITLEANWDSSVFRSMWLWRPLGGGLNYPWFSRIYAASIELATSWPATGLAGQVKAGTAYEIQGNGELNTWIRFKITS
- a CDS encoding helix-turn-helix domain-containing protein — translated: MYDTEALMLLNGLLNSPRLVYLDYYHYSDWTVKVSELNLEYRVLSSFVDSSSPFIVEYALVRVGSRLDFKNFLKTLNSHRNVLSIDDVKPINSTYPRLIRMVVRGDYADSTRFKAHILGGLEIGYSTSGGVEHWVFLFPSSKAVDMFIGIISGNGEVGRVRESAVNPEDVVAAIVRSKVKVLLSSDEEKLLRIAHENGLFDTPRRITVRQLAKELGVSESTLSRNLSRVIKRVLNIIINDEFNPLDDETLRFTP
- a CDS encoding ABC transporter substrate-binding protein, with amino-acid sequence MGKTLIYILVTTVVLIVVAAYSVAIVQAQQKPQIIGGAPVTIILTPGSPMWNPYAPSNMIGNTWDYLPLAAFNPLTGQWWPILAENWTAEVLPNGSGILTIYLRPGLYWYNGSATLPFTAWDVYAEFYIGMKAFGWYVPWINQSLVDEDIRVLNNYTIQFLFQIWTPYIPYWLLTSWIDVPYAAWKPIVDALKTMNVTQATKYSTNITEFVAPYYGLYPYYVSYVSTTYTHFTLEPPNLLSSWYKVFPFASWGYYDPTAIVWETGGNTQALSGMLAGKITYDWIGLSESQLKVINSTPGWSSFALPVFATMGIAINPHDYPWNIPQVREALCDVINRTEVAAAWGLAISKPDYYPEPVPTEAIDTYPPSVRQFIIPCSYNWTKAEQLLESLGFKKINGYWYTPNGTELTLYIYGTSGWTDWMTMTSDAISQLQEFGINGKLIGQDVGVFWSTIIPNSEYEGATTWIIFTNGLYSSIWAFLNDPWWTTGVAIQAWHKGSEVWPFQWPNGTCSPVILPTQPPVFTNGTIVWCVNSTYGYINITNWQMLENIAAPGTPQYDLMLKIIFAWYYYFVPIVPLYDKLEPYEYMTSVMDPNWLFQPCIINKYPILTYELEAMPWGYGNSFFSNLHIIIAWGLVAPKGVVPPVAQAIANGSLWTKYPQYAAFLGIPNPDPSLQQCVASYFHIPYTPVTTTTTSTTTTSTTTTPVTTTSTTTATTTTTATTTTTAVSTVTSTVTSTAVSTVTSTATTTAVSTVTVTKPVISTALIAGIVIIVIVIAAVAAIIALRRR
- a CDS encoding M20 family metallopeptidase, producing MVSELGDQLAELTSRLVQINSVNPPGDVTGVVEFIRNWLSERGFSSSIYEYVKGKPNLIARVGKGKPIIILNGHTDVVPPGDPDKWTHPPFSGRVIEGRVYGRGSTDMKGGVAVIMMVFAKLGPLIEKEGAGSLVFSATADEEVGGHAGVEALVKDNLLVGDAAIVAEPTGFDKYCIAEKGLSQVKLITRGRPAHGSLPLLGDNAIMKLFKAIDKAQGIINEVNRDIKLPQDLIEAVNNSAKVYLEGALRSGLRLSEDDFKRVIGSVSFNPGVIKGGSKVNMVPDYAELELDMRVPPGVSPSAVIDRLRNGLSELAEVEVLDTSEPNYTPSNERIIQLIREGISRQGAEAKPIIMTGATDGRYLRLRGIPTVIYGPGELTLAHTYDEYVTIKDLVNTHNTIKYTVEKYLSLKQ